A stretch of Anomaloglossus baeobatrachus isolate aAnoBae1 chromosome 5 unlocalized genomic scaffold, aAnoBae1.hap1 SUPER_5_unloc_21, whole genome shotgun sequence DNA encodes these proteins:
- the LOC142258992 gene encoding uncharacterized protein LOC142258992, which produces MDMDREKMAERILHLTLEILFRLTGEDYTVVKKTSSERCQAPVSEGWGRPLSPITGPPPHPPIHKDINDQKILELTYKMNELLTGEVPIRCQDVTIYFSMEEWEYLEGHKDLYKDVMMEVPQPLTSPDLSSKRTTPERCPRPLLPQDCNQEDPDVPQDVFPPALSSHDCIGSSDGSLISSEFITDNDNITHNTYEEHDVVPNLPPVLLRKALSSDLFKQDQNSNHQKTLTGEKPYSCSEYGKCFMQKSKLVGHKRSHSGEKSFSCSVCGKCFIQKSDFVRHQKIHTGEKPFSCSECEKCFSQKSNLVTHQKIHTREKPFSCSECGKCFIRKSELVGHQRFHIGDKPFSCSECGKCFIQKSNLVRHHKIHTGEKPFSCSECGKCFIRKSVLVRHHKIHTGEKPFSCSECGKCFIRKSELVRHQKIHTGEKPFSCSECGKCFIQKLELVWHQRSHTGEKPFSCSECGKCFIRKSELVEHQKFHTGDKPFSCSECGKCFIQKSVLVRHHKIHTGEKPV; this is translated from the exons atggatatggacagggagaagatggcggagaggatattacacctcaccctagagatcctcttccggcttactggagag gattacacagtagtgaagaagacctctagtgagcgctgtcaggcccctgtgtctgagggatggggaagacccctgagcccaatcacggggcctccacctcaccccccgatacataaggacatcaatgaccagaagatcctagaactcacctacaagatgaatgagctgctgactggagag gttcctataaggtgtcaggacgtcaccatctatttctccatggaggagtgggagtatttagaaggacacaaagatctgtacaaggacgtcatgatggaggttccccagcccctcacatcaccag atctatccagtaagaggaccacaccagagagatgtccccgtcctcttctcccacaggactgtaaccaagaagatcccgatgttcctcaggatgtgtttcctccagctctatcct cacatgactgtattgggagttcagatggatctctaatatcttcagaatttataaccgaTAATGACAATATCACACATAATACATATGAAGAACATGATGTTGTCCCAAATTTACCTCCAGTCCTTCTTCGGAAAGCTctgtcatctgatcttttcaaacaagaccaaaattccaatcatcaaaaaactctcactggggagaagccatattcatgttcagaatatggAAAATGTTTTAtgcagaaatcaaaacttgttgggCATAAAAGATCTCACTccggggagaagtcattttcatgttcagtgtgtgggaaatgttttattcagaaatcagattttgttaggcatcagaaaattcacacaggggagaagccattttcatgttcagagtgtgaaaaatgttttagtcagaaatcaaaccttgttacacatcagaaaattcacacacgggagaagccattttcatgttcagagtgtgggaaatgttttattcggaaatcagaacttgttggacatcaaagatttcacatcggggacaagccattttcatgttcagagtgtggaaaatgttttattcagaaatcaaaccttgttagacatcacaaaattcacacaggggagaagccattttcatgttcagagtgtggcaaatgttttattcggaaatcagtccttgttagacatcacaaaattcacacaggggagaagccattttcatgttcagagtgtggcaaatgttttattcggaaatcagaacttgttagacatcagaaaattcacacaggggagaagccattttcatgttcagagtgtgggaaatgttttattcagaaattagaacttgtttggcatcaaagatctcacacaggggagaagccattttcatgttcagagtgtgggaaatgttttattcggaaatcagaacttgttgagcatcaaaaatTTCACAccggggacaagccattttcatgttcagagtgtggaaaatgttttattcagaaatcagtccttgttagacatcacaaaattcacacaggggagaagcctgtgTGA